The genomic stretch TCTGATATGTTTGGTATATTTATTCCTGAAGAGTATGGAGGGCTGGGTCTGGCCTCTTTTGAACTCTCGATCGCGGTGGAGGAACTCAGCAAGGCATGTCTCGGCGTATCCACAACCTATGCCGCTAATGCCCTGGGGACCTATCCCATCCTGCTGTTCGGATCAGATGAGCAAAAGGAAAGGTATTTACCTACCATAGCACAAGGCAAAAGTCTCGTTGCCTTTGCCCTTACAGAGGCCAATGCAGGAAGTGACGCCGCCGGTGTCCAGACAACAGCCACAAAAGACGGTGATTACTATGTCCTTAACGGAACAAAGCAATGGATCACAAACGGAGGGGAAGCCGATGTCTATACTGTAATTACAATAACGGACCGCTCCCGCGGTGCAAGAGGTGCAAGCGCATTTATAGTCGATAAAAAAACCCCCGGATTCACCTTTGGCAAGAAGGAAAAAAAGATGGGTATAAGGGCCTCAGTCACCAGGGAGCTTATATTTCAAGACTGCAGGGTCCCTAAGGAGAACCTCCTTGGCCGTGAGGGCATGGGGTTTATTGTGGCAATGAAGACCCTTGACCAATCAAGGGTTGGTGTGGGAGCCCAGGGAGTCGGGGTTGCCCAGGGGGCCTTTGATGTAGCGGTAAACTTTGCACGCCAGAGGATTCAGTTCGGAAAACCGATAATAAGCTTTCAGGCCATCCAGCACATGCTTGCGGATATGACAACCCGGACCGAGGCGGCAAGGGCGCTTGTCTACGCGGTTGCAAGGTTTATTGACAGTGGAGCAAAGGACATCTCCAAGATCTCCGCCATGGCCAAGGTTTTTGCAACGGATGTTGCTATGAGTGTTGCAACTGATGCCGTTCAGGTGATGGGGGGATCCGGATATATGAGGGAGTACGCCGTTGAAAAGATGATGAGAGACGCAAAGATCCTCCAGATCTATGAAGGGACCAACCAGATCCAGAGAAACGTCATAGGACAGGCCCTGATAAAAGAGGCGGCAAAGACGAAGTAGAGACACAATCCGAAAGGAGCATCCATGAAGATACTTGTATGTATAAAACAGGTTCCCGATACTGCCGAGGTAAGGATAAATCCTGAAACGAACACACTCGTGAGGGATGGTGTTCCGAGTATAATAAACCCCTATGATCTCAATGCAATCGAGGCCGGGCTTAGAATCAGGGAAGATGTCGGCGCAACGGTAACCGCTGTGTCGATGGGACCACCCCAGGCAGAAAATGCGCTCAGAGAGGCGATAGCAATGGGTGTGGATGAGGTCGTGCTTTTGACTGACCGTTGTTTTGCAGGCGCAGACACGTGGGCCACCGCCTATACACTTTCGAAGGCTGCAGAGAGGATCGGTTTTGATATTATTATATGCGGCAAACAGGCTATCGATGGAGACACAGCACAGGTCGGCCCCGAGATGGCGGAATTTCTCGGTATTCCCCACATTGCTTACGTCAGGGCGGTTGAGGAAATCACGCCGGATACCATAGTTGTACAGCGGCTGATGGAGGAAGGATATGATGTGGTGCAGTGCCCTCTTCCCGTTCTGCTCACAGTTGTTAAGGAACTCAATGAACCGAGGCTTCCATCTCTCAAGGGGAAGATGCGTGCAAAAAAAGCGGAAATCAAAAAACTATCGGGTTCTGACATAGGCGTTGAAGAGGAAAACACCGGTCTGAAGGGTTCCCCGACTCAGGTCAAGAACATCTTTGCACCGGATTTAAAAAAGGACAGGAAGGTCTTCAGCGGTACCCTGGAAGAACAGACAGCGCAGCTGCTTGAGGAACTCAGGGGGCTTAAATGTCTGTAGTTGTTCCCCTGCTTTATGATTCTCCGTATCCCGCTTCCGCTGGAATGCCGGACAAGGTAACCCTGTAGCAAGCTACAAAGATCATGAACAGTTTTAAACCGGAGGTTAAATTATGCGTATAGTTGTCGACCCTGAATTGTGCACCGGATGCGAGACCTGTATTGATTCATGTCCCTATGACGCCATCGTTATGAAGGACGACAAGGCATTTATAAACGAATACTGCCAGTTCTGCAGGGCCTGTTTAAGTGTATGCCCTGAAGGTGCGATTAAGGAAATCGAGGTTGAATCAGACATAGGAGCGCCTGCAGATCTTTCCGCCTGCAAGGGAGTCTGGGTCATTGCTGAACAGCGTGAAGGCACAATTGCAGGTGTCTCGCTTGAGCTGTTGGGAGCCGGGAAGAAACTCGCCGACAATAGAGCAACCGAGCTGACAGCCGTACTGTTTGGCGGCAGCCGGGATCAGGCCCGGTCACTCATCCACCGGGGGGCCGACAGGGTACTCCATGCAGAAGATAATATATTTGATCACTTCAATGACGAGCCCTACATCGATTTACTGACAGACCTGATAAAAGACAGAAACCCGGAGATAGTCCTCACAGGTGCAACCCCGATAGGAAGGTCATTCTTCCCGAGGGTCGCTGCACGCCTCAGGACCGGCCTGACGGCAGACTGCACCTCCCTCGAGATAGACCCGGAAACAGGCAACCTCATCCAGATAAGACCCGCCTTTGGCGGAAACATCATGGCAGCCATCCTCTGTCCGAATCACAGGCCGCAAATGGCAACGGTCAGACCGAGGGTCATGAAAAAACTCGACCCCGACACCTCAAGGAATGGGGAAATCATCAGTATTGATACGGGCGGTCTCCGGTCACGGACAAAGGTCATAAAGAGCGTAAAAGAGGAGTCCGGAACCTCGGTTAATCTCCAGGAGGCCGACATTATCGTATCCGGGGGAAGGGGCCTTGGACGACCGGAGGGATTCAGGATGCTGGAAGAACTGGCTTCCCTCCTTAATGGAGTTGTGGGTGCAACAAGGGCGGCTGTTGATGAAGGCTGGATCTCTTACAGCCACCAGGTAGGCCAGACCGGGAAAACAGTCTGTCCCAAAATCTATATAGCCTGCGGCATATCCGGTGCGGTACAGCACCTCGTAGGCATGCAGTCATCTGATATCATTATAGCCATAAACAAAAATCCCGATGCGCCCATTTTCAGTGTTGCCAACTACGGCATAGTCGGTGATGCATACGAAGTAGTACCGATATTGATTAAACAGCTGAAAGAGGTAAAAGGACTATGAAATTAGCCTTTGTTTTTCCAGGACAGGGCTCACAGTACGTGGGTATGGGGAAATGGGTTTACGATAATTTTGATGAGGCCCGTTCTACCTTTGATGAGGCATCCGGGTATCTCGGCTTTGATGTGGCCGACCTCTGTTTTAACGGCCCCAAATCAGAATTAAACAGGACCTTCAGGACCCAGCCGTGCATCCTCACTGCAAGTATTGCCGCCCTGAGGGTCCTTGTGAAGAACGGCCTGACCCCTTTGGTCGTGGCCGGTCACAGCCTGGGTGAATACTCAGCCCTTGTTTCAGCCGGGGTAATCAAATTCAGTGATGCAGTCCGTCTCACGGAAAAAAGGGGACGTTTTATGCAGGACGCCGTTCCTGAAGGAAAGGGACTGATGGCTGCAATACTGGGTCTTGGCCGTGTAGAGGTCGATGAAATCTGCCTGTCCGTATCCTCGGGTTATGTTTCACCGGCAAACTATAACTCTCCCGGTCAGATTGTTATTGCCGGAGAGAAAGAGGCGGTGGAAGAGGCTATCTGTATAGCAAAGGAATCAGGCGCAAGGAGGGCGATACCCATTGCCGTGAGTGCCCCTTCCCATTGTGCATTAATGATTGAGGCATCAAAGAGGCTGGTAGGGGAACTGGAAAAGATTAAATTCACTCCCCCGGTTATCCCCATCGTAAATAATGCAGACGCCATGTTCCTTAACACCACAGGAAGCATAAAGGCCTCCCTCATAAAACAACTGGATAGTCCCCTGCTCTGGGAGGACTCCATCAGGAACATCCTGGAATCCGGTATAGATACCTTTATAGAGGTTGGACCGGGCAAGATCCTCTCCGGACTGATAAAGAGGATCGACACAGGGGTAAAAACCCTTAACACAGACAAGGATATGGAAGAAATATTAAGCAAGATCAAATAGTTACTTGTAATTATTTAATGTGTTACATAAGCATTTTTATATACACTCAGAAAGTAGTCCCCCTTTACCATGCCATGCCTGTACACCATATACCCTGAGAGTTGTTCAACTACAAAACCGATAATATCTTCCGGCCTGACATAAAAGAGTTCTATATCCCTGGGGCTGTTATCATAATAAGACAGTCCGTTTATGTGCATGGCCTCCCTCACAAGAAGGAGGTTCTTGCCATTGATATCTCCGGCTATCTGCAAAAGAATCTCATACCTCCTTCTCTGCCCGGCAGGTGTCCACCTGACTGACATAGGCGAGTCTCCGAAGTCCCTCAGGTGACGGTTGTAGAATGCTATCAGTTCCTCTTTTCCAAACGGATCCATAATGCCTATTATATCCGATAATTTCTGCAATTAGAAGCAACTCCCGGATCCGGCTATAAATATCAGAGAGTTTCGGTTACGGCATTCCAGTACCCACCGAACCGTGAGGCTGCCCTGCCGGCGTCCTCTTTAGAGGAGAAAACCCCGAAGAGGGCCGACCCGCTTCCACAGAGGAGGGCTGAAATTGCACCACTGTCGAGCATCTCTCTCTTGAGCCTTGCCAGCTCGGGGTATAAACGAAAGACAGGCCCTTCAAGGTCATTCACCAGGGAATTCTTAAGAGCCCCGGGGTCACCGCTTTTGAGGGCGTTAATCAGGCTGTTTTCAAGTGATAAATCCCTTTCCGAAAACACCCTGACGTTCCTGTAAGCAACAGGGGTAGAGACACCAAAGGCGGGTTTAATTATCAGTATGCTTACAGGCCCGGTCCCTGTATCCAACGGTGTAATAATCTCACCACGCCCCTCGGCTACAGACAACCGCCGGTGTATAAAAAACGGCATATCAGAGCCTATCAGGGAACTGATCGATGAGAGTTCTTCCTTGTCGAGGCGCAGTTCCCACAACCTGTTCAACCCCTCTAAGGTGGTTGCAGCATCGCTGCTGCCGCCTCCGAGACCTGCCTGGAGGGGGATCCTCTTTGTCAGGGTTATAACTGCTCCGCCGCGGTAGGAGGTTTTGTCCTTCAACGCTATAGCCGCCTTATAAATGAGGTTATCTTCTACCTCAAGGGCAAGGTCTGTCCTGATGGTGATGCCGCGGGCCTGTCTCTCGAAGGTCAATACATCATGCAGTCTGAGGGGTTGCATCACCGAATAGATGTTATGATAGCCGTCTTCTCTTTTTTCAAGGACTTTCAGAAACCAGTTAATCTTGGCAGGTGCGTGGAGGGTCAGCATTAATGGGTAAGTCTTTTTATCTTTTCTTGAAGTTTTTCCTTGATACCCTCTTCTTTATCATGGTAAAGCAGGGCCTTTTTGTAGGACTCAAGGGCTTTGTCCTGTTTCCCCAGCTTTAAATATGCATCACCAAGGTGATCGTAAATCACGGGATCATTATTTATAATCTGAACAGCACGCTGGAGTTCCTTTAAGGAGTCATCAAACCTGCCGAGTTTATAATAGACCCATCCGAGGCTGTCCAGTATATAACCGCTGTCCGGTTTTAAAGAAAGGGCCTTTTTTATAAGCTTCAGTGCGGTATCGAGCTTGATGCCCTTTTCCGCATAACTGTAACCGAGATAGTTAAGGGCATCGGCGTGTTTCGGATTAATGGACAGGGTCTTCTCAAGGAACCTTACCATTTCATCAAAGTTGTCTCTTTTTTCGTATACAACGGCAAGGTTGAAATACAGTTCATCATCCTCAGGAAACTTCTTCAAGCCCTCCTTCAGTGTCTTTTCCGCAGCGTCGATATCCTTCATTTTCAGGTAGTTCATAGCCTTGTAAACAAAGTATTGAGGCTTTTTTTCAATGCTGAGGATCTCGTCGTATGTCTTGGCTGCTTCGCTGTACTTACCCTTTTCGGCATAGAGGTAGGCAAGGTGCAGGAGGGCGTTGAGATTCCCGGGATCCAGATCGAGGAGTTTCTTGAGTTCTTCAATCGCCGAATCATACTGTTTCAGCATCTCCAGTGTGAGGGAGAGATAATATCTGGTTGATACTTCCTCGGGACGTGCCTCTATTACTATTCTGAACTCCTTAACGGCCTTATCATAATCATTGCTGTCAAGGTACAGGAGACCGAGTCTCTTGTGGACTTCTATATTTTTTGGAAGTTGCCGGCTCATATTCTCAAGCTCGGCAATTGCCTCGTTGTATTTCTCTTCTTTTATATAGAGTCTCGAAAGCCTCTCCCTTGCCTGGAGATTGTGTGGATTAAGCTGAAGGGCCTTCTTGTAATATTCAACGGCCTTATCGGTCTCTTTTCTCGTCTCGCTTATAACACCGAGGTTGAAGTATGCAGCATCGAAGTCGCTCTTGACTTCAAGGGCCTTTTTAAAATACTTCTCTGCATTGTCAAAGTCTTTACTATCAAAATAAACCGACGCAATATAATAGAGGGCCATGATGCTGTCCGGTTTTCTGGAGAGCAGTTGTTTCAGGGTGGATATTGCCTTGTCGTACTGTTGTTCAGATGCATAAAGCACCCCTATAAAGAGATATGCGTCCGTGTAACCGGGGTCAAGTTCTATTATTTTCCTGTATACCTCTATTGCCTTGTCTTTCATTTTCCGGCCATTGTAGAGCTGGCCGAGTAATTTCAGCGCAGGGAGATATTCAGGGTATTGTTTTGTTATGTTTTCAACCAGGGAGGTTGCCTCCTTTACCTTCCCCTTCTTGAGCAGGATGGACCCGATCTGCACCTTCAGATAAGGCGATGTCGGATCAAGCCCGGCTGCCTCCCGATAGTACTTTAATGCCTCATCCCATCTGCCCTCAAGCTCTGCCTGATAACCCAGCGTATATTTAAAGTATGACTCCTGCGAAGGGGCTGATTTATAAACAGGCACCGGCTTTCTCAAGGTTTTTGCTGCCGGTGGAGTAGAGGTTGGCTTTGTACTCACCGTAGGGGAACAGGCCATAAGAAAAAACACAAAAGAAACGGATATGCAAAATAATTTTCTCGTCATCATCGTTAATTATCCCATAAAATTCAGGTAGTGGTCAAACCTGATAAAGGAAACACATCCTGTATTCATCTTCTCGGGGGTCTGTCCGGCTAATCCGGGGGTATGGGTTTACGGTGATTCCCCGGTTATTTCAGTCCTGCATCCCGGTATCCGGCAGGACACAGGGAGGTTGGCCGATATTGA from bacterium BMS3Abin08 encodes the following:
- the acdA_1 gene encoding acyl-CoA dehydrogenase; the encoded protein is MDYFLTEEQTMIRDLARQIAEEKVVPVRAELDEKEEFPHEIMAVLAQSDMFGIFIPEEYGGLGLASFELSIAVEELSKACLGVSTTYAANALGTYPILLFGSDEQKERYLPTIAQGKSLVAFALTEANAGSDAAGVQTTATKDGDYYVLNGTKQWITNGGEADVYTVITITDRSRGARGASAFIVDKKTPGFTFGKKEKKMGIRASVTRELIFQDCRVPKENLLGREGMGFIVAMKTLDQSRVGVGAQGVGVAQGAFDVAVNFARQRIQFGKPIISFQAIQHMLADMTTRTEAARALVYAVARFIDSGAKDISKISAMAKVFATDVAMSVATDAVQVMGGSGYMREYAVEKMMRDAKILQIYEGTNQIQRNVIGQALIKEAAKTK
- the acrB gene encoding acryloyl-CoA reductase electron transfer subunit gamma, whose amino-acid sequence is MKILVCIKQVPDTAEVRINPETNTLVRDGVPSIINPYDLNAIEAGLRIREDVGATVTAVSMGPPQAENALREAIAMGVDEVVLLTDRCFAGADTWATAYTLSKAAERIGFDIIICGKQAIDGDTAQVGPEMAEFLGIPHIAYVRAVEEITPDTIVVQRLMEEGYDVVQCPLPVLLTVVKELNEPRLPSLKGKMRAKKAEIKKLSGSDIGVEEENTGLKGSPTQVKNIFAPDLKKDRKVFSGTLEEQTAQLLEELRGLKCL
- the acrA gene encoding acryloyl-CoA reductase electron transfer subunit beta, translated to MRIVVDPELCTGCETCIDSCPYDAIVMKDDKAFINEYCQFCRACLSVCPEGAIKEIEVESDIGAPADLSACKGVWVIAEQREGTIAGVSLELLGAGKKLADNRATELTAVLFGGSRDQARSLIHRGADRVLHAEDNIFDHFNDEPYIDLLTDLIKDRNPEIVLTGATPIGRSFFPRVAARLRTGLTADCTSLEIDPETGNLIQIRPAFGGNIMAAILCPNHRPQMATVRPRVMKKLDPDTSRNGEIISIDTGGLRSRTKVIKSVKEESGTSVNLQEADIIVSGGRGLGRPEGFRMLEELASLLNGVVGATRAAVDEGWISYSHQVGQTGKTVCPKIYIACGISGAVQHLVGMQSSDIIIAINKNPDAPIFSVANYGIVGDAYEVVPILIKQLKEVKGL
- the fabD gene encoding malonyl CoA-acyl carrier protein transacylase: MKLAFVFPGQGSQYVGMGKWVYDNFDEARSTFDEASGYLGFDVADLCFNGPKSELNRTFRTQPCILTASIAALRVLVKNGLTPLVVAGHSLGEYSALVSAGVIKFSDAVRLTEKRGRFMQDAVPEGKGLMAAILGLGRVEVDEICLSVSSGYVSPANYNSPGQIVIAGEKEAVEEAICIAKESGARRAIPIAVSAPSHCALMIEASKRLVGELEKIKFTPPVIPIVNNADAMFLNTTGSIKASLIKQLDSPLLWEDSIRNILESGIDTFIEVGPGKILSGLIKRIDTGVKTLNTDKDMEEILSKIK
- the ispE gene encoding 4-diphosphocytidyl-2-C-methyl-D-erythritol kinase produces the protein MLTLHAPAKINWFLKVLEKREDGYHNIYSVMQPLRLHDVLTFERQARGITIRTDLALEVEDNLIYKAAIALKDKTSYRGGAVITLTKRIPLQAGLGGGSSDAATTLEGLNRLWELRLDKEELSSISSLIGSDMPFFIHRRLSVAEGRGEIITPLDTGTGPVSILIIKPAFGVSTPVAYRNVRVFSERDLSLENSLINALKSGDPGALKNSLVNDLEGPVFRLYPELARLKREMLDSGAISALLCGSGSALFGVFSSKEDAGRAASRFGGYWNAVTETL
- the yrrB_1 gene encoding TPR repeat-containing protein YrrB, with translation MMTRKLFCISVSFVFFLMACSPTVSTKPTSTPPAAKTLRKPVPVYKSAPSQESYFKYTLGYQAELEGRWDEALKYYREAAGLDPTSPYLKVQIGSILLKKGKVKEATSLVENITKQYPEYLPALKLLGQLYNGRKMKDKAIEVYRKIIELDPGYTDAYLFIGVLYASEQQYDKAISTLKQLLSRKPDSIMALYYIASVYFDSKDFDNAEKYFKKALEVKSDFDAAYFNLGVISETRKETDKAVEYYKKALQLNPHNLQARERLSRLYIKEEKYNEAIAELENMSRQLPKNIEVHKRLGLLYLDSNDYDKAVKEFRIVIEARPEEVSTRYYLSLTLEMLKQYDSAIEELKKLLDLDPGNLNALLHLAYLYAEKGKYSEAAKTYDEILSIEKKPQYFVYKAMNYLKMKDIDAAEKTLKEGLKKFPEDDELYFNLAVVYEKRDNFDEMVRFLEKTLSINPKHADALNYLGYSYAEKGIKLDTALKLIKKALSLKPDSGYILDSLGWVYYKLGRFDDSLKELQRAVQIINNDPVIYDHLGDAYLKLGKQDKALESYKKALLYHDKEEGIKEKLQEKIKRLTH